In Gadus morhua chromosome 2, gadMor3.0, whole genome shotgun sequence, the DNA window GGGGAGGAGCTCCGTCCCGGCCCGCCTCTCACTTGGCGCGCTTGCGGCCCTTGTGGGAGGAGTTCATGTGGACCTTGGTCTTCTGCAGGCGAGAGAAGATCTCCTTGAAGAGCGTCTTGTACTCGGGGGCGTTCTGCCCCAGACGCTTGTCCACCTGCTCCACCTGCCGGCTCAGCCCCTCCAGGGCctcgggggtggaggggggcgaggggggcccGGCGCAGGCCCCGCCCTCCGCGCCCCCCAGGCTGTAGTCCTTGACGGAGGGGTCCCGGGACACGGGGCGGGAGGTCTGCACCCCGGCGTGGCAGAGCCCCTCCTGGTGGCGCCGGCACTTCCCCAGCAGCTCCTCGTACTTCTCCAGCAGCGTGTGGTACTGCTCGTCCACCTCGCTCAGGATGGACATCCCCCGCCGGCCGCGCGCCacgtagccgccgccgccgccccgccgccccgccgccccctcctcccggcCCGAGATGGCGTTGAGCGCCGTGTCGCTGCAGCTCTTCCTGacgggcccctcccccccccgcgcggccccgccccccccttccggctccgcctcctcggGCGTGTCCGTCTCGGGCGTGTTGGCGAGGAGGGCGTGCTCCAGGtcgcccgccgccgccccgccccgcccgccCAGCAGGAAGGCCCGCGAGCGCCGCAGCTGCTGCATCTCCTctagctccgcctccagctcgCGGACGCGGAGCCGGCAGCCCTCGGCCCCCAGGAGCCGGCGCTCCAGGGCCTCCAGCTCCCGCAGCGCGGCGGCGCAGTCGCGCTCGGCGCCCTCCCGCCGGCCGCGCTCCGCCGCCATGTTGTCCCGCAGCGCGGCGAGGGAGTCCTGCAGCCGGCGGTGCTCCTggtcggcgggggggggctccagCAGGTCCACGCTGCCCGGGTGGGCCACCAGGAAGCCGTCCtcgtacctgggggggggggggggggtacttaaGTGTAAGGATATGATCTGTAGTGTCTGATCCTCTGAGACACACGGCGCCACGGGAGGAAATGGATCCTCAAGGCCTCAACCAACCCAAACATAGAAAGGGTttccacacacattcaacaacagagtgtgtgtgtggaggactcTTATTGTGGTAgagtggtgagtgtgtgtatgtggaggaCTCTTATTGtggtagaggtgtgtgtgtgtgtggaggactcTTATTGTggtagaggggtgtgtgtgtggaggactcTTATTGTGGTAGAAcggtgagtggtgtgtgtggggggctctTATTGTggtagaggggtgtgtgtgtgtgtggaggactcTTATTGTGGTAGAgggatgtgtttatgtgtgtaggaCTCTTATTGTGgtagagtggtgtgtgtgtgtgtgtggaggactcTTATTGTggtagaggggtgtgtgtgtgtgtgtggaggactcTTATTGTggtagaggggtgtgtgtgtggaggactcTTATTGTGGTAGAAcggtgagtggtgtgtgtgggggactcTTATTGTggtagaggggtgtgtgtgtgtggaggactcTTATTGTGGTAGaggggtgtgtttatgtgtgtaggaCTCTTATTGTGgtagagtggtgtgtgtgtgtgtgtggaggactcTTATTGTGGTAGaggggtgtgtttatgtgtggagGACTCTTATTGTggtagaggggtgtgtgtgtgtgtggaggactcTTATTGTggtagaggggtgtgtgtgtatgtgtggaggaCTCTTATTGTggtagaggggtgtgtgtgtgtgtgtggaggactcTTATTGtggtagaggtgtgtgtgtgtgtggaggactcTTATTgtggggtgcgtgcgtgcgtgtgtgcgtgcgtgtgtcaccTGGGTGCGGTGCACAGCTCCTTCAGGCAGGGGAAGGAGCTGAcggtcttcctcctctccttcttctccctccgCACCCGGAGCTCCTCCAGCGTGCGGAGCTCCTCCACGCGACCCGACAGCCCGTCAACCTGGGCCTGCAGCGCCTCCGTGGTGCCcgtcagcctgcacacacacacacacacagagagagacacacacacacacacacacacacacacacacacacacacacacacacacacacacacacacacacacacacacacacacacacacacacacacacacacacacacacacacacacaattgccaTAATGTTAGATCATTAGCTCTTCCGTCGTATTCCCTCATCCTCAGCCTCTGATCAGCAAACTGGTGTCCACTGGGGTGACCACTAGTCTGACCACTGGTGGGACCACTGGTGGGAGCACTGGGGTGACCACTAGTCTGACCACTGGGGTGACCACTAGTCTGACCACTAGTCTGACCACTGGGGTGACCACTGGGGTGACCACTAGTCTGACCACTAGTCTGACCACTGGTGGGAGCACTGGTCGGACCACTAGTCTGACCACTGGGGTGACCACTAGTCTGACCACTGGGGTGACCACTAGTCTGACCACTGGGGTGACCACTGGGGTGACCACTAGTCTGACCACTAGTCTGACCACTGACCACTAGTCTGACCACTGGGGTGACCACTAGTCTGACCACTGGTGGGAGCACTGGTCGGACCAGTAGTTTGACCACTGGGGTGACCACTAGTCTGACCACTAGTCTGACCACTGGCCTGACCACTAGTCTGACCACTGGGGTGACCACTGATGGGACCTCTGGTGGGCCCACTGGTTTGACTGGGCCAACAACAGCAGCCTTGTTCTGGTGAACACAGAGCTGCTCTCAGGCAGCATCAGCCCGCTGAGCCCTGTCGTTGTAATCGCTGCTTTGGAAACAGTCAGTAAGACCGACTTACAGGTTGGAATGCTCTGGGGATTATTAATAAAGGACTTGTTGTGTTATGCAACAACGTGCGGCGCGGGCCACAAACACGATGCTGGTGTTAAAGAAACGCTCAAGAAACACGAGACGGGAGAACGGCAGCTCGGAGGCGTCTGAACAtcaccccactctctcctctccccgagGGTCGGCTCTCCCTCTGACGTCAAATATAGTCTCTGATAGGAGGCCTGGCTCTCCTctagagcgggagggagtgagggagtgagtgagggagagggtgagggctgACCGGTGCATCTTCTGATAGGAGGCCTTGCTCTGTGAAAGAGTGTGAGTGAGCgattgaatgagtgagtgtgtgagggattcattgagtaagtgagtgagtgtgtgaataactgagtgagagggtgagtgagtgagagtgaatgagtcagtgagtgagggggtgagtctGACCTGTGGATCTTCTGGTGCGAGGCCTTGCTCTCTgctagagtgagtgagtgactgagtgagtgagggtgttaTTGAGTGAGaggttgagtgagtgagtgagcgactgagtgagtgagagggtgaggctGACCTGTGGATCTTCTGGTGCGAGGCCTTGCtctccagcagcagcttctCGTTGGTGATCTCCAGAGCGCGCGCTGTGACGTCCAGCTGCTCGTACACCTTGGCGTGCTGCTCGTTGACGTCCCGCAGAACCTCCAGCTGCTTGGCCAGgtactgggacacacacacacgcacacgcacacgcacacgcacacgcacacgcacacacacacacaccgagagggAGTGGATTACATCAGGGTCGATTATATAATAATACTGAACGATGGCTTCTATAGTCATGAATAAAGACAGCAGGCCCAATGTGGAGTCACAGGCTGTGAAGAAATAGAAAAATGGTTTGGAAATCCGTGATGTAAAGTGATGCATTAAATTGAAGCCCTTTAGTTTTGGGAGGATCGCCCTGCTGTTCGACCTTccaccaccagggggagatACAGCCGTGAAACGCAGCCTCATAACCCAGGGCTGATGAGAGAGGACAGCATGGTGCCAGCTGTCAGGGCTCAGgcgtgcacgtgcgcacacacgcacacacacacctctatctcCTGGGCCTGGTCCTCGTTGATGATGTACATGTGCTGCAGCGAGTCCTCCAACTCCTTGTTGCGTTCCAGAAGAGTCTTCCCCAGCTCTGCTGCcaggtggaggtctgggggggggggcagagacacAGGGGGCtttacacactgacacacgcacacacacacacacacacactgaaacacacacacacggacacacattgAACCAAGACCTCCATGCTGTGTGGGGATCAGGAAGGCACCTCAGGAAGGTGTTCCTCAGCCTCCTGTCTAATGAGACGTCACCACACATCCTCCTCATCACACTCAGTCCCCACAGGGAGGCCGTTGGTGTAAACACTGAGCTGCTGTGTTCATCTAAATACGGGGAAGGGGGCCTCAAAGTCCCCTTGGTGCAGCAGAAGAAAAGCTTCAAAGCGGTAACGTTTAAAGAGGAACGGTGGTCTGTAGAAAGAGAAATCGATGCGACGTCTAGAAGGAGGTCCcagacggggagaggaggagaggctgaggggagaagagaacagagagcCGAGGGAAGCACCCCAGGAGTCAAGGAAGTAGAAGACCGCCAGGATGTATTTCTGTACGCTATGTGGGCTGATGAGAGCCCTAGTTACAGAGTGTGTGTCCGGCTCACTGCCCGCACACACGCGTCTGCTTCTGTACGGCATGAGAGGCCTCACGGCATTGTGTTCAACAAAAGACTggacacacaactacaccacgGGCAGCGTGTGAGACTGTACTCACATGTAGCTCGGAGtgacaggagtgtgtgtgtgtgtgtgtgtgtgtgtgtgtgtgtgtgtgtgtgtgtgtgtgtgtgtgtgtgtgtgtgtgtgtgtgtgtgtgtgtgtgtgtgtgtgtgtgtgtgtgtgtgtgtgtgtgtgtgtgtgtgtgtcagatgcaTCCCGTCCCTCCCAACGTGCCGATCAGTTATGTAACTCATGTCGGGGAGGGGCGGGACAACCCTAGTGACTGCTACTAATGACCAATCAGCCGTCATCTCGTGTATCACGACCTGTGTTGCACTGCTGGGgtctcagtggggggggggggggggggggggggtgtccccCAGTCCCCCGTCCCTGGCGACCTCTAGgtcatttacattcagggcgtttagcaggtgcttctatccaaagcgacgtcACAGATATTCAAAGGGTCCTCGATGACCGTGTTCAGAGACCTGTTCTCCGTCAGAGAGGTACGCCGGGGGTCTGCATCCCATCAGCACCAGAGACCTGTTCTCCGTCAGAGAGGTACGCCGGGGGTCTGCATCCCATCAGCTCCTCGGACTCTGGGGGAACGTAATCTCCTACAGAGAACTCTGTGCTGAGGCTTAGGCCAGCTGTATGTCtggacgtctgtctgtctgtaggtctgtctgaagtgagtctgtctgtgtctgtctgtagtgTGTCTgtagtgagtctgtctgtctgtctgtagtgagtctgtctgtagtgagtctgtctgtctgtctgtctgtagtgagtctgtctgtgtctgtctgtagttTGTCTgtagtgagtctgtctgtctgtagtgagtctgtctgtctgtctgtagtgagtctgtctgtctgtagtgagtctgtctgtctgtctgtctgtagtgagtctgtctgactgtagtgactgtctgtctgagtctgtctgtaggtctgtctgacTGTAGGTCTGTagagagtctgtctgtctgtaggtctgtagtGAGTCTGTCTGACTGTAGGTCTgtagtgagtctgtctgtctgagtctgaaTGTAGGTCTGTCTGACTGTAGGTCTGTAGAGAGTCTGTCTGTAGTgagtctgtctctatctctgtactGATTCAGTGGCCGCTCCACTGCTCAATGTGTAGAACACAGTATTATATAACATGGACTATTTAAAGGGTTTCCTGCACATGTACAAAGGACCTTTATGCATATTTCTAGGTGACATAATATAAAGGTTAATTAGGCCTGGTTAATTCGAGAATTAGGGCCGATAACAAACAAGGTTATATTGAAGATTATATTTCTATGGGGTGAAATTGTGCCTTAACCTCAATTTTTGATTTATGTAATTTCATGGCTGAACTGAATATGATCCCTGAAGCTAGTCTGAGCTGTGATGAGATCAGCTTAATGCTGCAGACCCAttaagatcacacacacacacacacacacacacacacacacacacacacacacacacacacacacacacacacacacacacacacacacacacacacacctacctctttcccaaagcaaacacacacaaccttgtGTATTGTTGGCCGTCTTCCTGATTAAACGGTGGTCTAATTTTGATAAGCTTTGTCAAATCTGACCAGCCTATATTAAATCCAAAGGgggtgtaacacacacacacacacacactggacccaATTCGTAATCATCAAGGTTGACTGCATGGAGTCGTTGCATAGCTAGATGGAGGCCTTGACCTGGTCTTTGTGGTCCGCCCGGACATGTTGCCCGGGCTGGGTTCACAGATTGGATCAAGTCAGTCATTTAATCGAAGACTCGATTAATTTTGTGTctgattctctctgtctccctctctctctctctcacagacacagactgcaAGAGACAACCACCCCACCTAGGTATGATGTAATAGTCTTAGAAGCACACTGTTCAGGATTACAGGGGTCTCATCCACTTATGTGAGGAAGGGGACACAGACCCGAGGCctgaccctctctctcatctctctattCGGAGGAGATCTCCGAGGAAGAGATCAAATGATGAGCAGAACAGGAGAAGAAACTCAAGACTAATGGATGGAGATTGGGGAAAAACGACCAACGTTTAAATCGCTTAATTTGACTCATAAATAACAGTTATGTAATTATATAAACGTTATTCATCAACCTAAATGTTGATTTATAAGACGCGGTCTCCTCCCGGTTTGATGATGCTCTGCTCCACTGACCCCACCAGGTTAACAGATCCAAGCCCCTCAGAGTTAACGATCAGAGGTTCTGTTCCAGCTCCTCGCCGTAATAACATCCCACCCCCATGAGAACTGCGGACCTCAGAGGGATCTCCTACCTTGTTCCAGGTCCCGCTGGTCGTACCAAGGCTCCTCATCCTCCGTCACGAACTCCTCCATCCCGCCCGGCCGGAGCATCGATGTGGTACCGCTGGGGATGCGAACCCAAACCGCCCGGAAGCAGAGCACGCCTcgcgaaggaaaaaaataaCCAAACGGCGCAGACTCAGATGGAGTCGGCCTGTCCGCGGACCTAGGAGAGAGCACGTCAAACACCGCCCTCCGGGTGCACACCTGCGCGCGCTCAATTCACTAACGCCGTTATAAGCTGATCTTAAATTATATTAAGTAACATCCTTTCAAATGAACACCTGTGTAATTCTGACACTGAAATTCAGCTTCCGAGAACCACTAGAAGGTTTTCATCATCTCGTCTCCTCCCTTACCGCGCAGCAGCAGCGATGATGTCATGGTGGACGGGCACAGTGGGGGCCGTCAGCTGTTCGCGGACACGCCCCTTCGGGGGCGCGCACTGCGCCGacgtctccccctctgcccGGACGACCCGACCCGGGCATCACCGGCATTGTTCAGTTCAAACACACGGGGAGTCGGGGGTACGACCAAAATGGACCACATTAAGTAACACATTGATTAACTCATTAAGCAGAAGAGGAGATCCCACATCAGCACTAGATCTTTATTGTACAAAACAGCACTTTGCGGATCGCAGAGTTGGGTTTCCGTTCGCCCTAATGGACCActgagtgagaggagagagaggggggggggggggggagacaggaagtCTCCCGTAACCATGCACTCAGGGCCGGTCCCCATGGCAACAGTAAAGCTCTTCCAACAAGGAGGAGACTAGTGCTGATCAACAGAAACAGAACAGAACTCACACATCACTACATGAACACGGGTCAGAGGAACCGAGACCAACCTAGATGGAGTGTATACACACAGAGCTTTACCTACGGTAACGAGCTGTGTGGGTTTAATTAAGGTAACGAGCTGTGTGGTTTTAATTAAGGTAACAAGCTGTGTGTTGGAACCATCCGCCGCTGGTCATTATGTTCGTTTGGTTTCAGAGGTTCCAGAGGTTCCAGAGCGCCAGCCGCTGCCAGCAGCAACGAGCAAGACGACGCCTTCTGGGTTAGTGAGTCATCATTCAACCTCAAGTCCGGCTAACGTCTGGCTAACGTCCGGCTAACATCGGGCTAATGTCCAGCTAATATCTGGCTAACATCGGGCTAATGTCCAGCTAACATCGGGCTAATGTCCAGCTAACATCGGGCTAATGTCCAGCTAACATCGGGCTAATGTCCAGCTAATATCTGGCTAACATCGGGCTAATGTCCAGCTAATTTCTGGCTAACGTCTGTCAGCTCTACGTGAGTCGGTGTTCAAGCCGCCGGCCGTCGGCGGGGTTCGGTGTGGTCGTGTCCGAGCAGCAGAACCACAGGAAgtggcgggaggagggggggcgggacttCCCTCGTCAAGTcgcgagaggaagaggaggcactGATGATGAAGAGCACGCGGCCGCCCGCCGCTACGtgggcccctggggggcgcGGAGGAACGCCCAGTCGGCCTCCGCCTTGCAGCGTGACACGCCCCCGAAGAACTGACGGATCAGAGCCTTGGCCTCCGCCTTCACtgtgagtgagacagacagacagacagacagacagacagacagacagacagacagacagacaattagAACAGCTGTTGCAGTTATTAATCATGGTAATGgagtcaacatttaataaatacaGCTGAAACATAAAAGCGTTGTGTATCCAGACATTTGGAGTACAACCTGCCGGACTGTATTCCACATGGGCGGGGCTTACCTTGGCCCCTCCCTCGGCTCCGCCCCTCGGCCAGGAGGTGAGACAGGTGGCGGGCGAACGCCTTGAACAGCTCCTTCAACACAGACCAGCGCAGCTCGTTAACCCCCGGGCTGCCGACGGCCCGCAGACATCAGAGAGGCAGAACCCACGGTCGAATTTTACGTCTGGTCGATCAATTGTGTCCTCGTCACCTCGTTCTAAAAACGTCTCGAGTGTAACCGGGTGCATTAACATGCTTTTTAACTGCCCCCGCCCCTCACCGTGGGGGAGAACTGCCCCCGCCCCTCACCGTGGGGGAGCACTGCCCCCGCCCCTCACCGTGGGGGAGCACTGCCCCCGCCCCTCTCCGTGGGGGAGCACTGCCCCCGCCCCTCTCCGTGGGGGAGAACTGCCCCCGCCCCTCACCGTGGGGGAGCACTGCCCCCGCCCCTCACCGTGGGGGAGAACTGCCCCCGCCCCTCACCGTGGGGGAGCACTGCCCCCGCCCCTCACCGTGGGGGAGCACTGCCCCCTCACCGTGGGGGAGAACTGCCCCCGCCCCTCACCGTGGGGGAGCACTGCCCCCGCCCCTCAGCGTGGGGGAGCACTGCCCCCGCCCCTCAGCGTGGGGGAGCACTGCCCCCGCCCCTCACCGTGGGGGAGCACTGCCCCCGCCCCTCACCTTGGTGCAGAACTTGCCCTGCTTGTAGAAGGGGTCCAGGCAGCGGACCACCACGTCTGCCACCTCCTTCAGGGTCGCCGGCGTGGGGGGCGTGTCGCTGACCTTCAGCAGactctcctccacctgggggttAAAGGTCACCCTGCGCCTGCAGAcgtcctccggctcctcccGGCCGTgctgggcggggggcggggccgggggcggggccgagggcGGGGCCTCGCCGTGCCCGGCAGCTCCGTCACCTGAGGGCTGAACGGAGTATAGGTGTTGTAGTGGGTATTGGATCAGGggcttcaaaataagagccccTTCAGCTCTAGCTGAGCTCGTCTGTAAGGCCTTCATGCTGCTTTAGACCTGAAACCAGTTCAAGGTTTAGAACCACAGAGACCTACCCTCTGGGCGGGAGGAGGTCCGGGCTCCTCGTCGGCAGGAGTCAGGCTGAGGGAGGAAGCAGACCCTGATTAACCCCCGAGGACACGACTGATCACTGGCACCGAGCTCGTTACCGAGGCATCGTGTTACCACGGAGACGCCTTACTCTGCTGGCTTCTCCTCGTCCGGGTCAGCCGACCCACGGAGCCGGTCCCAGCCCCCCGTCCCAGGAACCTCCATCACATCATCATCGTCTTCGTCTTCATCATCCTCGATCACGACCACGTCGGAGACGAAGGCGGTGTCCATGACAACCGACTCAGCAGGgtcctcgtcgtcgtcgtctgtTTGTGGAACGGCTTCTGCCTCTGGCGGGTGTCCCAGCGGACCGCCGGTTGCCGTGGGAACGTCCCCGGCGGTCTCAGGGCCCCCCCCGAAGTACAGCGAGATGCTGCGGGTGTTCTTGGccgcctcctccatcttctgctgCTTCCTGCTGGGGGCGCGGCCCACCCGGCTGGCCCCGCCCACGGGGTCCTTCACCTCCGTCTCCCCCGACGAcgctgcggcggcggctgcggcggcgggcTCCCCGGGGGCGTCGGGGTAGAAGCCCCCGCCCCCGGCGTCCCGCCCCGAGACCTGCAGCAGCTCCCGGGCCGTCTGGAAGGGGTCCGAGGACCCCcgcagccccgcccccacccgcTTACGCttcagctgggggggggaggggggacaatTAGAGACGGCGTCACGGTGAGTCAAACATCACTCAGGtgtggtgagggggtggaggggggtttgGTCTGTGAGGGGGTGGTCCGAGTGTGgtggggtgtgagggggtggtctgagtgtggtggggggggtgggggtggtctgagtgtggtggggggggtgggggtggtccgagtgtggtggggggggtgggggtggtctgagtgtggtggggtgtgtggggggggtctgagtgtggtggggggggtgggggtggtccgagtgtggtggggtgtgtggggggggtctgagtgtggtggggggggtgggggtggtccgagtgtggtgggtgtgtgggggtggtccgagtgtggtgggggggtgggggtgggggtggtccgagtgtggtgggtgtgtgggggtggtccgagtgtggtgggggtggtctgagtgtggtgggggggggtgggggtggtccgagtgtggtggggggggttgagggtggACTGTGGATGTGATGTGGGTGTGTTGAGGGGGTAGCGGGGGTCTTACGGAGTAGACCTGGTAGGCGGTGGTGaagcccccctgctcccccggAGGCTGATGGGAGGAGCTCgacccggaggaggaggagtccacCCCCGTCGCCATGGAAACACCAGAATCACTGCTGGTCCGGTCGGAGGCCccgccctccttctcttcttctgctcttcCCGTGGCCGTCGTCATGGCAGCGCCTTTCTTCACCTCCGACACCTCCAGAGACAAACGGCGTTAGGGTCAGGCCTCCAGCGTCCCCTGATCAATACCTGATATCAGACGGCTCTGTGGGAGGGTGGGCCCGTCCGACTGGACACCTGCAGTGCATCGACCAATCAGGAAGCCCAGGTTCAACCAGCCTCCCCCCACACTCAGAGACCTCCAGCCTGGCAGCCCGGAGCCCCATGCCGTGAGTCACCGTCTGGAGGCCGACGGTGAACCGGCCCCAGCCCAGCGCCCTGCGACctcgtctggaggagcccagtgaGCCCCCATCACGCTACAGTATTACTGGAGCTCTGCGTTTTAGATATCTCTGTTTGTATGCTGGGTCATAATTCAGGCCCAGGAAGTGTTCAGAAGGTCAACCTGCGGGCCCTCAGGAGGTCAACATGAGGGCCCTCAGGAGGTCAACATGAGGGCCCTCAGGAGGTCAACATGCGGGCCTTCCGGAGGCCAACATGCGGGCCCTCAGGAGGTCAACATGAGGGCCCTCAGGAGGTCAACATGAGGGCCCTCAGGAGGTCAACATGAGGGCCCTCAGGAGGTCAACACGGTGGCCCTCAGAAGGTCAACATGCGGGCCCTTCAGACGGTCAACAAGAGGGGGATACCTTCTTCAGGACGCCGGCCTTGTACAGGTTGGAGGACTTGCTGCTCTTGAAGACCTCGTACTCCAGGTCCACGGAGAGGGAGACCACGTCGCTGagcggagaggagggagacggtAGGGTTAGAGGGGCAGAGCCCAGGGGTTAAGGGGGCGGGGCATAGGGTTAAAGGGGTGGAGCTTAGGGTTTAGTTTCACTTGGCGCTGAGATTGCAGGATCCCACCAACAGAACGTCGATAAAGGGGCTCGTTCTTAGGGAGCGAAAACACCTTTCTCATTTTCATGGaatattattttcaatttctCTTCCAAGTCCGTTACAATAAAAGCCACTTAATTCGACACACTGCCCCTTTAAATcctgtttgtatgcgtgtgactgtgtgtttgtgtgtcattacTTGTAGGTCTTttccgccccctggtggccgtaGAGCGCTTCCTGCAGCAGAGAGAGGCAATGCTCCCTGGCCTGGAATCACAACGCATCATCATTAATTCATGTCCTGCAAGTAAAAACCATTCAGATGAATCATAAAATAGAGACTGCTTAAAGGATGGCTTGAAGTTGCTTACATTTATTTATCAAACACATTTCTTTAGAATCAATCACGATCTAATTGTGACAACCATGGGGATTTCTACGGGCTTGATCAATTAAATAATAATCTGAATGTTTACAATGTTTACAGAACTAATTCAAGAAAGCGCCATAAACCACCCAACCCCTCAGAACCACGTCCAACACCACGGCAATACGGCTCCAGCTTGATCCAGGTTAGAAACCCAGAGGGGCGTGGTCCCACAGAACACCACCAGGTGGCGCCCTTCAGGCCGTGCGTGTGAGGGTTCGCCCTGCACCCACCTTCACGGTCAGGCGTGGAACCTTCCGGCTGCTGGCATCCCTTAACGGGCAGCCCTCAtctagaacaacaacaacaacaa includes these proteins:
- the LOC115529479 gene encoding cerebellar degeneration-related protein 2-like; this translates as MLRPGGMEEFVTEDEEPWYDQRDLEQDLHLAAELGKTLLERNKELEDSLQHMYIINEDQAQEIEYLAKQLEVLRDVNEQHAKVYEQLDVTARALEITNEKLLLESKASHQKIHRLTGTTEALQAQVDGLSGRVEELRTLEELRVRREKKERRKTVSSFPCLKELCTAPRYEDGFLVAHPGSVDLLEPPPADQEHRRLQDSLAALRDNMAAERGRREGAERDCAAALRELEALERRLLGAEGCRLRVRELEAELEEMQQLRRSRAFLLGGRGGAAAGDLEHALLANTPETDTPEEAEPEGGGGAARGGEGPVRKSCSDTALNAISGREEGAAGRRGGGGGYVARGRRGMSILSEVDEQYHTLLEKYEELLGKCRRHQEGLCHAGVQTSRPVSRDPSVKDYSLGGAEGGACAGPPSPPSTPEALEGLSRQVEQVDKRLGQNAPEYKTLFKEIFSRLQKTKVHMNSSHKGRKRAK